Within the Salvelinus sp. IW2-2015 linkage group LG19, ASM291031v2, whole genome shotgun sequence genome, the region TTGTTTCATTTACCCAATTTAATAGTGCATGCAATAGTGTTCTCCTTCTATGCACTTACCATTCCACACAACATTCTTCAAGAAGTCTTTATCCAAAAACTCATAGACTGGTAAATTCTTCACCAGAAAATACTTGCTGAAATTGTTTATGACACTGGCCAGCCGGGAAGAAAGGGCACCACATTCCGGTATTACAACCGACACCTGAGAGGATTAATTAATTACCTCATGTTTTTAGTTCACATCACATGCATCTATAGTGTCACACATTACATTGGTAATTTGCTTAATTCAGACTGGCTAGTTAGCAAACCGTGTTGTTTAGATTTAACACGTAGGTCAAACAAGTGGCAAAGCAAACGAAGTGGCAGCAGGTTCCGTGCAGATAATCTAAACCATCTAACATTAGCTACCACAGAACCATAAAATTGCTTACCTTGtggttaaaataatgttttgacaCGTGAGTGTCGTGTCTAGACTTTTCATGCTCAAAGTTCGATTTCTCGCAAACAAGTAAACTTCTTGGACACTTGTCTAGCTCCGGGTACATTTTATTAGACttgtatcaacaacaacaaatctaAACACATTTAAACCAAAGACATTTAGCTATGCACACACTTGTGAATCAAACATGTGAAATACAGTATGTTCCTCTCTGAACGTGTAAACTACTTCCGGCTAGAGAGCCAGCGTGCTTGCTTGTCACGTGTTTAAAGTAGCCAATAGCAAAACAGTAGCAAAAATCTAAACCACAGTTTAGAAACCTGTAGTCTTTGTCCAAACCATCAAATATGCCTTGGGCTCGTTCAGAAGGACGCGAGGTTTTgtaacgttcagatagaaatattctatgtagaacaaacataccTCTCTTACATGTAGTATAAGGAATCACATAATCTCTCATGACAGCATTTATATCTGCAACGTTCGAAcgtaaagtaaatggctcagtagaatacacAATTTATAGtctaatatttacacattttggggaaggggggattgggggggcaagtgtttaaattgtgcagtatttagcaatagtaaataagagtcttgtagcagcagttgtgatgtgtgggtgagtgagtgagtgcatgtgttttAAGGTGTGGAGACTCTGTGCAATTGAAGTTACACATTtgtttaaaagcttatttaaaaaaataaactttattaaactacgcaagtcagttaataacatattcttatgtacaatgacggcctaccccggccaaatccggacgatGCTTggtcaattgtgcactgccctatgggactccaaatcccggccagatgtgatacagcctggaatcgaaccagggactgtagtgacgcctcttgcactgagatgcagtgccttagaccgccgcaccactcgggagccctaaaatGTGATGTGATGgtaataaaaaatacacattaaAAAAATACCAATCAATGTATCCACATTAATAAAATATGAAGGaacttcaattacattgagcaaaaaatctaaacacattttgtgttggccccatgtttcatgagctgaaataaaagatcccagaaatgttccatatgcacaaaaggcttatttctctcaaatgttgtgcagaaatttgtttacatccctattagtgagcatttctcatttgccaagataatccatccacctgccaggtgtggcatattaagaagctaattaaacagcatgatcattacacaggtgcaccttgtgctggggataataaaaggccactctaaaatgtgctgtttggtcacacaacacaatgccacagatgtctcaagttttgagggagagtgtaatcggcatgccgactgcaggaatgtccaccagagctgttgccaaataatttaatgttaatttctctatcataagccgcaTTCAACGTCATTATAGAGAATTTGGCACCACGTCCAACCGTTTTCAAagccacagaccacgtgtatggcgttgtgtgggcgagcagtttgctgatgtcaacgttgagtacacgattgcattttatcaatggcaatttgaatgcacaaaaatacttgaggcccatttttttttaaaggtatctgtgaccaacagatgcatatctgtattcccagtcatgtaaaatccatagattaggacctgattaatttatttcaattgactgatttcctcatatgaactgtaacttagtcaaatcaatgaaattgttaaaatgttctgtttatatttttgctcagcaTAGTTGAAATGACCAACGAGCAGCAGAAAATCTTACAGATTGCACCTTTAGGGAAGACCCTTGTGAGTTCTACATGATACAAACTTTAATTTCCACTGCCTGGTATATCTGCTGAAAGCTCATGATGTATGAAATGGAAATTAATACTGCATGCTGGTGACGCCACGAGTAGTCATTTATAGCAGACATTTCCAGATATACAAGATGtagatcacaggaggttggtggtaccttaattggggatgggcatgtggtaatggctggagtggtataagtggaaaggtatcaatgccattccattcgtgccgtcctcccctcagcagcccccactgCTTGTGATGGATAGGGAAAGTGTATCTGGTAGGAGAGGAGGTTCACATTCATTGTGCCTTACCTGAATATCTCATCAGAGCACTCTCCCATTTATTTGTATTAGATTGTGGTCATTTATGTGAGAACAAACAATAACAGACTGACGAATACTACAAGGGTTGAGCAGTGTTAAGAGTAGAGCGCTTTACGGCAGTTCTTGTCAGAGAAGTCTATCAGTTCCATATTTATAATTTGTcatgttaaaatgtattattaaaggggcaatcagcgaGAGCTGCATCAATTGACTTACTGttgccattgattcttgaagaatatttaTAAACGCCCAATGAGTTTAGTTCAACCGTCTTactgttttgaagctatacagtgtcTGTTTACAAACTTTCACGTTGATTTGatgaatggtcagtccttgcctCCATCGCcccgtctatgaatttgagagtggttcgatttctccagccccatccctcagctgtttggTTAACCAATATTGGTATTGGTGTTTGAAACGTAGATTAACCCCTTTAAGCTTTAGTTATTTAATTTCATTAGATACAAAGCTAATAATAAATTTTATATTCATTGATATCCGCTTAATTTTCGGGCCACTTGGCCAGATTTGCGCTCATGTTTATCACCCTTAGTTTCTCTAATCTGAGCTTCAACAACAGCGGTTTGGAAAAAGCTTTTCTGCACAAGTTAAACATCTGCATAGTACAAACGGTGTCTTCTGTGATCGTTGAGGCTTGACTCAACAATCAGAGCATGAATTTATAAGAATCTGTGGCTTAGACACCAGAACTAGTGAAATTTAAACATTGAGAGTAAATCATGTGAAATTATTAAATAGTATTATAAAACATCCAGCCAAACTCTAAAAACCACATACTTCATATATTACTGTTTAATTGAGATGCTGCCATCATTGCAACAAAAGGGTATTACATATCACTACAAGCTGTTACAAATACATATAAATGATAACATGAgttaagagtaaaaaaaaaaaaaatcatacatttcAATACATCAGAGAGAAATGTTGTCTGGTCTAAGTGCTTTCTGGGACTAAAGTCTTTCCTCAGTGCTGTTACCATAGCAAAACATGACTTTAACTGTCCAAAATGTGGTCCAAGACATGCTATGATAACAACAATCACAACACCACTACAAACTCAGAGGTCCCTGTGCACTCCAGTTTCCTCAACAATGGTCCTCTGAGCAGTGTACATCTGTCCAATGGACACCTGCAATAGAAAGAGAACAATCAGTCTCTACATGACAATGCACAGACATTTTCTGACTTTTTATAGGCTGTAGTAGGTTGTATGGACTAGAGTAGATGGATTTGTATAAGGTCTGCcctcaaaaatgtgattttcaaaGTTTTTTATGCTATTTGTTTCATTTAGAGGAAACAAGAGCAACACTTGGCCATTGTCAGGTAGAGAAATGTGTTTGTACTCACTGAACCCTTGCATTTGAGACAAATATTTCTGAATATTGATAAACTACTATTTCACAATTCATTGCCTAACTCATGTACAAAGTCTTACTGAATATTTGAATAGGCTATTCTACTAACATTTAACATCCCTAATATGCACATCTAAATCAACACTACTGAAGAGTCACTCACCTGTCTCCTGATGACAGCAAGGTTCTCTCTGGCCTGGTTGAGCAGCATATCCAGAGTTTTGGGGTTGTCAACATGGAGATTCTCCCTGAAGCTATCCTTTACCCTGCGCAGGGCATATGTTCTGAAAGAAGGCAGGAGCAAAAAGTAAATACATCTTAAATCTGCTGGAGAAAAATGTTATATAAGTTGCGTTACTTGCATTGTCATTCAACAAACATTTCAGACGGTAATAAAGAAAAGCCCACTGTATGCTCGCCTTGCAGGCTTGTTTTTGTGCAGTATAAAATCATGCGACTCATACCTACATTTGATTGTAGCCTCGAGAGAGCGCTAGCGGACGCTGTTGTTCCTGTCTTGACTTAG harbors:
- the lyrm4 gene encoding LYR motif-containing protein 4, which codes for MASCSRTQVISLYRMLIKESKKFPSYNYRTYALRRVKDSFRENLHVDNPKTLDMLLNQARENLAVIRRQVSIGQMYTAQRTIVEETGVHRDL